A genomic window from Candidatus Eisenbacteria bacterium includes:
- a CDS encoding MFS transporter yields MSTQRIPSGAERFLRLFTDIRAGEAGTALLLTANVFLLICADSLLKVLREPLILAGGGAEVKAYSSAGQALLLLAAVPLYGMLASRFPRRRLINTVTTFFLVCLVAFFALARLHAPVGVVFYIWLGIFNVMVIAQFWSFANDLYTSDEGKRLFPIVAFGQSAGAVLGAYLAGRAIDWVGLYPIFLIAAVLLVLGTVITNVVDVRERRRTEASRSVTESTASSPASTREVRLESGEFRIADLKAEMGKAAPAPTPAEPRRPDPAPRKVEGAVGRANSFKLVFASRYLLLIALMIFILNWVNSTGEYILGRTVARAATEKVSAMFATPEAADAMKKVFIGKFYANYQLGVNVLGLVFQLFFVSRILKWFGVRAAVMVLPAIALLGYGCLTFFPILSVVRWVKTGENATDYSLQNTVRQVLFLPTTREQKYKAKQAIDSFFVRAGDVFSAGLVYVGSQLLALSPSGFAMVNVALVTVWLLLAFWTGRENAKVSAVTAA; encoded by the coding sequence GTGAGCACGCAGCGAATTCCGAGCGGCGCCGAGCGATTCCTCCGCCTGTTTACCGATATCCGGGCGGGAGAGGCGGGAACCGCCCTCCTCCTCACTGCGAACGTCTTCCTTCTGATCTGCGCCGACTCCTTGCTAAAAGTATTGCGAGAGCCATTGATCCTCGCGGGCGGCGGGGCCGAGGTGAAGGCCTACTCCTCCGCGGGCCAGGCGCTCCTGCTCCTGGCAGCGGTTCCGCTCTACGGAATGCTCGCGAGCCGGTTCCCGCGCCGGCGGCTGATCAACACGGTCACGACCTTCTTCCTGGTTTGCCTGGTCGCGTTCTTCGCGCTGGCGCGGCTTCATGCGCCGGTCGGTGTCGTCTTCTACATCTGGCTCGGTATCTTCAACGTGATGGTCATCGCCCAGTTCTGGTCGTTCGCCAACGACCTCTACACGAGCGATGAAGGAAAGAGGCTCTTCCCCATCGTCGCGTTCGGTCAATCGGCCGGGGCGGTGCTTGGGGCCTACCTCGCGGGAAGGGCGATCGACTGGGTCGGCCTCTACCCGATCTTCCTCATCGCCGCCGTCCTCCTGGTTCTGGGCACCGTGATCACGAACGTCGTCGACGTTCGTGAGCGCCGGCGGACCGAGGCGTCGCGATCCGTCACGGAGTCGACGGCGTCCTCACCGGCGTCCACACGCGAGGTTCGCCTCGAGTCCGGCGAATTCCGGATCGCGGACCTCAAGGCGGAGATGGGGAAGGCCGCGCCGGCCCCGACGCCGGCGGAGCCGCGCCGGCCCGATCCCGCCCCGCGGAAGGTGGAAGGCGCGGTCGGTCGAGCGAACTCGTTCAAGCTCGTCTTCGCGAGCCGTTACCTTCTTCTCATCGCGCTCATGATTTTCATCCTCAACTGGGTGAACTCGACCGGGGAATATATCCTCGGTCGCACCGTGGCTCGGGCGGCGACCGAGAAGGTCTCGGCGATGTTCGCGACGCCGGAAGCGGCGGATGCGATGAAGAAGGTTTTCATCGGAAAGTTCTACGCGAACTACCAGCTCGGCGTGAATGTCCTGGGCCTCGTGTTCCAGCTCTTCTTCGTATCGCGCATCCTCAAGTGGTTCGGCGTTCGGGCCGCGGTCATGGTGCTTCCCGCGATCGCGCTCTTAGGATACGGATGCCTCACGTTCTTCCCGATCCTTTCCGTGGTGCGGTGGGTGAAGACCGGGGAGAACGCGACCGACTACTCGCTGCAGAACACGGTGCGCCAGGTGCTCTTCCTGCCGACGACCCGCGAGCAGAAATACAAGGCGAAGCAGGCGATCGATTCGTTCTTCGTGCGCGCGGGGGACGTCTTCTCGGCGGGGCTCGTCTATGTGGGATCCCAGCTCCTCGCGCTCTCGCCCTCCGGATTCGCGATGGTGAACGTCGCGCTCGTCACGGTCTGGCTCCTGCTTGCGTTCTGGACTGGGCGGGAGAACGCGAAGGTCTCGGCGGTGACGGCGGCGTAG
- a CDS encoding RNA polymerase sigma factor — protein sequence MKPKERIDPSKSGVKPLPGHETDEPALIARCRAGDTAAYRTLVERHRDRAYGLALRILRSAPDAEEVAQDAFVRAWLGLRDYRGDGAFATWLHRIVARRALDRAAILRGRRAREESLEQVEAARVAGAASVSGIAPSLESRRIVRLMETLPDAQRGVVSLFYFEERPVAEIARILRLPEGTVKTHLSRARAALRREWLRRARTEGWNEL from the coding sequence ATGAAACCGAAGGAGCGTATCGACCCGTCCAAGTCAGGGGTGAAGCCTCTCCCCGGCCACGAGACCGACGAGCCCGCCCTCATCGCGCGATGCCGCGCGGGGGACACGGCCGCTTATCGGACCCTCGTCGAGCGTCATCGCGACCGGGCGTACGGCCTGGCGCTCCGAATCCTGCGCTCGGCGCCCGACGCGGAGGAGGTCGCGCAGGACGCATTCGTCCGCGCCTGGCTTGGACTACGGGATTACCGAGGCGACGGCGCGTTCGCCACATGGCTTCATCGCATCGTGGCCCGTCGCGCGCTCGACCGTGCCGCGATCCTGAGAGGCCGCCGCGCCAGGGAGGAGAGCTTGGAGCAAGTGGAGGCGGCGAGGGTTGCGGGTGCCGCGAGTGTCTCGGGGATCGCGCCCAGCCTCGAATCGCGCCGGATCGTGCGTCTGATGGAGACGCTTCCCGACGCGCAGCGCGGCGTGGTCTCGCTCTTCTATTTCGAGGAGCGGCCGGTCGCCGAGATTGCACGAATCCTGCGATTGCCCGAAGGAACGGTGAAGACGCATCTGTCCCGCGCCCGCGCGGCGCTGCGGCGCGAATGGCTGCGTCGCGCGCGGACGGAGGGATGGAATGAACTGTAG
- the dapF gene encoding diaminopimelate epimerase produces the protein MLDADFVKSHGLGNDYIVVDAAHFGIALTPERVRLLCHRHLGLGSDGVLEVSATDDRFSVKIWNPDGSEAERSGNGLRIAAKFLSEHGYTIEHSFTILTAAGPVKTEVYREAGRVVAVRLEMGRAVIDRGVKTLDVPGYRLDVTVVSVGNPHCVVFGQPQTRDSLLAIGPLVENHARFPARINVQLAAPDTRNRVRALVWERGAGHTLASGTSACAVAAVCYDRGLVDGKVTVVMEGGQLEVEVAKDLSIIMTGPVEEVFVGSLSPDMRRRLVEVQ, from the coding sequence GTGCTCGACGCTGACTTCGTGAAATCGCACGGGCTCGGGAACGACTACATCGTCGTCGACGCCGCGCACTTCGGAATCGCGCTCACGCCGGAGCGGGTGCGGCTCCTCTGCCACCGCCACCTGGGTCTCGGCTCGGACGGAGTGCTCGAGGTCTCGGCGACCGACGACCGCTTCAGCGTGAAGATCTGGAATCCGGACGGCTCGGAAGCGGAGCGTAGCGGCAACGGGCTACGCATCGCCGCGAAGTTCCTGAGCGAGCACGGCTACACGATCGAGCATTCGTTCACGATCTTGACCGCGGCCGGCCCGGTCAAGACCGAGGTCTACCGCGAGGCCGGGCGCGTGGTGGCGGTGCGCCTCGAAATGGGGCGGGCAGTGATCGACAGGGGCGTCAAGACGCTCGACGTGCCGGGGTATCGGTTGGACGTCACGGTCGTCTCCGTCGGAAATCCTCACTGCGTGGTCTTCGGCCAGCCGCAGACGCGCGACAGCCTCCTCGCGATCGGGCCGCTGGTCGAGAACCACGCCCGCTTTCCGGCCCGGATCAACGTGCAGCTCGCGGCCCCGGATACGCGCAATCGCGTTCGGGCGCTTGTATGGGAGCGAGGCGCCGGGCACACGCTCGCGTCGGGCACGAGCGCCTGCGCGGTCGCCGCGGTCTGCTACGACCGCGGGCTCGTGGACGGGAAGGTCACCGTGGTCATGGAGGGTGGCCAGCTGGAGGTCGAGGTCGCCAAGGATCTCTCGATCATCATGACCGGCCCGGTCGAGGAAGTGTTCGTGGGGTCCCTGAGCCCCGACATGAGGCGCCGCCTCGTGGAGGTCCAGTAG
- a CDS encoding glycosyltransferase, giving the protein MSLAVVCQSMGTSVVVVSALFWLGAACMLALGLRRLKSLADAVPLPNEALPSLTLIAAAKDEADRIEGAVRSFLTQDYPGLRIIVVDDRSVDGTGAILDRIALGAPRLQVIHVHTLPAGWIGKCHALARASAAAKTDWLLFTDGDIELAPDAVRRAVSFALQEKLDHLAVAPDMIVESLGEAVFIGYFLAMFYLSQQPWRAPNPRAKSSIGIGAFNLVRRAAYERSGGHERIRYEMIDDLGLGKILKQSGARQMLALHGGAVRARWQVGVWGLIRGVEKNAFAALRYRVWIALPAVASQFACSLSPVVGLFLPDPTAKIAAVAAWIGAFTVYAVMSRGSRIRPWHALLMPIGGALFSFAILRSIAFAVARRGLVWRGTLYPLEELRRGMLP; this is encoded by the coding sequence ATGAGCCTGGCCGTCGTGTGTCAATCAATGGGGACCAGCGTGGTCGTCGTGTCGGCGCTCTTCTGGCTCGGCGCCGCCTGCATGCTCGCGCTCGGTCTCAGGCGATTGAAATCGCTCGCGGACGCCGTCCCTCTGCCCAACGAGGCGCTCCCGTCCCTGACCCTCATCGCGGCCGCGAAAGACGAGGCGGATCGCATCGAGGGCGCGGTCCGCTCCTTCCTCACCCAGGACTACCCGGGACTCCGGATCATCGTCGTCGACGATCGGTCGGTGGACGGGACCGGCGCCATTCTCGACCGCATCGCCCTCGGGGCGCCCCGGCTCCAAGTGATCCACGTCCATACCCTTCCCGCCGGATGGATCGGCAAGTGCCATGCGCTCGCCCGAGCGAGCGCCGCGGCCAAGACCGACTGGCTCCTCTTCACCGACGGCGACATCGAGCTCGCACCCGACGCCGTTCGCCGTGCCGTGTCGTTCGCGCTCCAAGAGAAGCTGGATCACCTGGCCGTCGCCCCGGATATGATCGTGGAATCCCTGGGAGAGGCCGTCTTCATCGGCTACTTCCTGGCGATGTTCTACCTGAGCCAGCAACCGTGGCGTGCCCCGAACCCGCGCGCCAAAAGCTCGATCGGGATCGGCGCCTTCAATCTGGTGCGACGCGCCGCCTACGAGCGATCCGGCGGGCACGAGCGGATCCGCTACGAGATGATCGACGACCTTGGGCTGGGAAAGATCCTCAAGCAGAGCGGCGCACGCCAGATGCTCGCGCTCCATGGCGGAGCCGTTCGAGCAAGGTGGCAGGTCGGGGTGTGGGGCTTGATCCGCGGCGTCGAGAAGAACGCGTTCGCCGCGCTCCGATACCGGGTGTGGATCGCCCTGCCCGCGGTGGCATCCCAGTTCGCCTGCTCGCTTTCCCCGGTCGTGGGTCTCTTTCTCCCCGATCCCACGGCGAAGATCGCGGCGGTGGCGGCGTGGATCGGCGCCTTCACCGTCTACGCCGTCATGTCCCGGGGGTCCAGGATCCGCCCGTGGCACGCGCTCTTGATGCCCATCGGTGGAGCGCTCTTCAGCTTCGCGATACTCAGGTCGATCGCGTTCGCGGTCGCTCGGCGCGGACTCGTTTGGAGGGGGACGCTCTACCCGCTGGAAGAGCTTCGGCGGGGGATGCTCCCGTAA
- a CDS encoding HAD family hydrolase, which yields MRGVATMIRAIIFDLDNTLTDFMKMKRASIDAAVDGMLDAGLTLPREEVATRIYQVYDREGIEYQQVFDRFLNEQLGHIDYKILSSAIVAYRRARDSYLVLYPHVNITLVELLKRGLKLAVVSDAPRLQAWTRLAHLQLHQFFDTIVAFEDTGERKPSPKPFERAIDVLGIAPSEAIMVGDWPERDVVGAAKVGIKTAFARYGDTFGTVHSGADYDLNDIYELVAIVDRLNGRD from the coding sequence ATGAGGGGCGTGGCGACCATGATTCGAGCGATCATCTTCGATCTCGACAATACGCTGACCGACTTCATGAAGATGAAGCGGGCCTCGATCGACGCCGCCGTGGACGGCATGCTCGACGCCGGGCTCACGCTCCCGCGCGAGGAAGTGGCCACGCGGATTTACCAGGTGTACGACCGCGAGGGCATCGAGTACCAGCAGGTCTTCGACCGCTTCCTGAACGAGCAGCTCGGCCACATCGACTACAAGATCCTCTCGAGCGCGATTGTCGCGTACCGCCGCGCGCGCGACTCCTACCTGGTGCTCTATCCCCACGTCAACATCACGCTCGTCGAGCTCCTGAAGCGCGGATTGAAGCTCGCGGTCGTCTCCGACGCGCCCCGGCTTCAAGCCTGGACGCGGCTCGCGCACCTCCAGCTCCACCAATTCTTCGACACGATCGTGGCCTTCGAGGACACCGGGGAGCGAAAGCCGAGCCCGAAGCCGTTCGAGCGCGCGATCGACGTGCTCGGGATCGCCCCGAGCGAGGCGATCATGGTCGGCGACTGGCCCGAACGCGACGTCGTGGGCGCGGCCAAGGTCGGCATCAAGACCGCGTTCGCGCGCTACGGCGACACGTTCGGCACGGTCCACTCCGGCGCCGACTACGACTTGAACGACATTTACGAGCTTGTGGCGATCGTCGACCGGCTGAACGGAAGAGACTAG
- the acpS gene encoding holo-[acyl-carrier-protein] synthase, with translation MVSVGVDIVEVGRVKAAIDRWGARFLDRVFTQGEIAYCRSKVREAESFAVRFAAKEAFAKALKVGKVAIWREVEVVRSEGPRPTVLLHGGAKSMLGSRQVDLSLSHAATHAIAVVLIED, from the coding sequence ATGGTCTCCGTCGGCGTCGACATCGTCGAGGTGGGCCGCGTCAAGGCCGCGATCGACCGCTGGGGCGCGCGCTTCCTCGATCGCGTCTTTACTCAGGGCGAAATCGCCTACTGCCGCAGCAAGGTCCGTGAGGCCGAGTCGTTCGCCGTCCGGTTCGCCGCCAAGGAAGCGTTCGCGAAGGCGCTCAAGGTCGGCAAGGTCGCGATCTGGCGCGAGGTCGAGGTGGTCCGGAGCGAGGGGCCGCGCCCCACCGTGCTCCTCCACGGCGGCGCGAAATCGATGCTCGGCTCCCGCCAGGTCGACCTCTCCCTCTCCCACGCCGCGACGCACGCCATCGCGGTCGTCCTGATCGAAGACTGA
- a CDS encoding NAD(P)H-hydrate dehydratase, which translates to MRRPPTTTRLVTAEQMADLDRAAIQGRGIPALRLMERAGKEAAHAIAEWWKSSGLSRRPKAAGPVERGKRPPVALPGLGAASAGPVLILCGRGNNGGDGLEAARQLKAAGFVVRALVASDEESLSVDSQASYEACVKGRVPVTLLPDPRAWGPGSEAADAMERAAFLVDALLGTGSKGRPRGAVAAAIELAMASGKPIASIDLPSGVDGSTGHVESPAIRADFTVTLALAKVGLALEPGREHAGAVEVVDIGIPPDLVEATQPSVLVAGAAWARSLLPHRPADAHKGSVGRVLVVGGSAGMIGAVALASESALRVGAGYTVAAVPRSCVDPLESRISEVVKRGCAETDGRSLARAALDAILVEAMRSDVVAIGPGLSRHPDTEDLARDLLERVEAPIVLDADGLNAFEGKSLRRTHGPLIVTPHYGEAARLVGRPIGEVARDPAGWARAFAEASGAIVCLKSVPMVTAAKGEPVILNSTGNPGMATAGAGDVLTGTIAGLLAQGMDPVEAAAVGCLVHGLAGDIAARRLGRRGMIAGDIRDALPAALVALESGALDES; encoded by the coding sequence GTGCGCCGCCCTCCCACGACGACGCGCTTGGTGACGGCGGAGCAGATGGCGGATCTCGACCGCGCGGCGATCCAGGGCCGCGGGATTCCCGCGCTCCGCCTCATGGAGCGCGCTGGGAAGGAAGCGGCGCACGCGATCGCGGAGTGGTGGAAGTCGTCGGGGCTCTCGCGCCGGCCCAAGGCCGCCGGCCCCGTGGAACGGGGAAAGCGCCCGCCCGTGGCCCTTCCGGGCCTCGGCGCTGCTTCCGCCGGCCCCGTGCTGATTCTCTGCGGACGGGGGAACAACGGCGGCGACGGCCTCGAGGCGGCCCGCCAGCTCAAGGCGGCGGGATTCGTCGTGCGCGCGCTGGTCGCGAGCGACGAGGAGTCGCTCTCGGTGGACTCCCAAGCCAGCTACGAAGCATGCGTGAAGGGGCGCGTCCCGGTCACACTCCTCCCCGACCCGCGCGCGTGGGGTCCGGGGAGCGAGGCGGCCGACGCCATGGAGAGGGCGGCGTTCTTGGTGGACGCCCTGCTCGGAACCGGGAGCAAGGGGCGGCCCCGAGGAGCGGTGGCCGCAGCGATCGAGCTCGCGATGGCGAGCGGGAAGCCGATCGCGTCGATCGACCTTCCCTCCGGCGTGGACGGCTCGACCGGGCACGTCGAGAGCCCGGCGATCCGCGCCGATTTCACGGTGACGCTCGCGCTCGCGAAGGTGGGGCTCGCGCTAGAGCCCGGGCGAGAGCACGCGGGCGCGGTGGAAGTCGTGGACATCGGAATTCCGCCCGACCTCGTGGAGGCGACGCAGCCCAGCGTGCTCGTCGCGGGAGCGGCGTGGGCGCGCTCCCTCCTCCCTCATCGTCCCGCGGACGCCCATAAGGGATCGGTCGGGCGCGTGCTGGTCGTGGGCGGAAGCGCGGGGATGATCGGCGCCGTGGCCCTGGCGTCGGAATCGGCGCTCCGCGTGGGAGCCGGCTATACCGTGGCGGCGGTGCCGCGGAGCTGCGTCGACCCGCTCGAATCGCGGATCTCGGAAGTGGTGAAGCGCGGATGTGCCGAGACCGACGGCCGCTCGCTCGCCCGCGCCGCGCTCGACGCCATCCTCGTCGAGGCGATGAGGTCGGACGTGGTCGCGATCGGCCCCGGCCTGTCGCGGCACCCCGATACCGAAGACCTGGCGCGCGACCTCCTGGAGCGCGTCGAGGCGCCCATCGTGCTCGACGCCGACGGGTTGAACGCATTCGAGGGGAAATCGCTCCGGAGGACGCACGGGCCGCTGATCGTGACGCCGCACTACGGCGAGGCGGCGCGCCTCGTCGGGAGGCCGATCGGAGAAGTCGCGCGGGACCCGGCCGGATGGGCGCGCGCGTTCGCGGAGGCGAGCGGCGCGATCGTCTGCTTGAAGAGCGTCCCGATGGTCACGGCGGCGAAGGGGGAACCGGTGATTCTCAACTCGACCGGGAATCCCGGCATGGCGACCGCGGGCGCGGGGGACGTCCTGACCGGAACGATCGCGGGGCTTTTGGCGCAGGGGATGGATCCCGTCGAGGCCGCGGCGGTCGGCTGCTTGGTCCACGGCCTCGCGGGCGACATCGCGGCGCGCAGGCTGGGCCGGAGAGGGATGATCGCGGGGGACATCCGGGACGCGCTCCCGGCCGCGCTCGTCGCGCTGGAAAGCGGGGCCCTCGATGAATCATAA
- a CDS encoding class II aldolase/adducin family protein: protein MNPKPTDPEGERPKRSIGSGQSRAAASARLQAVRIALSHELIRAGRVLSRRGMIVATEGNLSARLTPDRMVITRRGRRKGELTTRDFVELEVRETGSSPARQAASTEHRMHVAAYAARGDVEALLHAHPVALTAFAARGTAPDFSRFDEARVFLGPIGFVPHYPSGSEALAEAVARALETREHPNVLILEFHGALAVGTGVDEALARLEIAEHLAATLLLAEGRR from the coding sequence ATGAATCCTAAGCCCACGGATCCGGAGGGGGAGCGCCCCAAGCGGAGCATCGGCTCGGGCCAGAGCCGCGCGGCCGCGAGCGCGAGGCTCCAAGCGGTGCGGATCGCGCTTTCCCACGAGCTGATCCGCGCTGGTCGGGTCTTGAGCCGGCGCGGAATGATCGTCGCGACCGAGGGGAACTTGAGCGCGCGCCTGACGCCGGACCGGATGGTGATCACGCGTCGCGGCCGACGCAAAGGGGAGCTCACCACGCGCGACTTCGTGGAGCTGGAGGTGCGCGAGACCGGAAGCTCGCCCGCGCGGCAGGCTGCCTCGACCGAGCACCGGATGCACGTGGCCGCGTACGCGGCGCGGGGCGACGTCGAAGCGCTCCTCCACGCGCACCCCGTCGCGCTCACGGCATTCGCGGCGCGCGGGACGGCACCCGATTTCTCCCGGTTCGACGAGGCCCGCGTGTTCCTGGGCCCGATCGGGTTCGTTCCGCACTATCCCTCGGGCAGCGAGGCGCTGGCCGAGGCGGTGGCACGCGCCCTCGAGACGCGGGAGCACCCGAATGTCCTGATCTTGGAGTTCCACGGCGCGCTCGCGGTCGGGACCGGCGTCGACGAGGCGCTCGCGAGGCTCGAGATCGCGGAGCATCTCGCCGCCACGTTGCTCTTAGCCGAGGGCCGGCGGTAG
- a CDS encoding YjbQ family protein, which yields MKNFRKTLTYNIPARMDFVNITPEVEEAIRESGIQEGLCLVNAMHITASVFVNDDEPGLHEDYKRWLEHLAPFDASPKRYHHNRTGEDNADAHHKRQIMGREVVVAITKGKLDFGPWEQIFYGEFDGRRAKRVLIKILGE from the coding sequence ATGAAAAACTTCCGGAAAACGCTGACGTACAACATCCCCGCGCGGATGGACTTCGTGAACATCACCCCCGAGGTGGAGGAGGCCATCCGCGAGAGCGGCATCCAGGAGGGGCTCTGCCTCGTCAACGCGATGCACATCACGGCGAGCGTGTTCGTAAACGACGACGAGCCGGGCCTCCACGAGGACTACAAGCGGTGGCTCGAGCACCTGGCGCCGTTCGACGCGAGCCCCAAGCGCTATCACCACAACCGGACCGGCGAGGACAACGCGGACGCGCACCATAAGCGTCAGATCATGGGTCGGGAGGTGGTCGTGGCGATCACGAAGGGGAAGCTCGATTTCGGACCGTGGGAGCAGATCTTCTACGGCGAGTTCGACGGGCGTCGCGCGAAGCGGGTCTTGATCAAGATCCTCGGGGAATAG